One segment of Thermosynechococcus sp. HN-54 DNA contains the following:
- a CDS encoding ribulose bisphosphate carboxylase small subunit yields the protein MKTLPKERRYETFSYLPPLSDAQIARQIQYAIDQGYHPCVEFNESSDAEIRYWTMWKLPLFNCTNAQEVLNEVQQCRSEYPNCFIRVVAFDNIKQCQVMSFIVYKPNQANSGYSGYRY from the coding sequence ATGAAAACACTGCCTAAAGAGCGTCGTTACGAAACCTTCTCCTACCTGCCTCCCCTCAGTGACGCCCAAATTGCTCGCCAAATCCAGTACGCGATTGATCAGGGCTACCACCCCTGTGTGGAGTTCAATGAAAGCTCTGATGCTGAAATTCGTTACTGGACGATGTGGAAGCTGCCCCTGTTTAACTGCACCAATGCCCAAGAGGTGCTCAACGAAGTGCAGCAGTGCCGCTCGGAATATCCCAACTGCTTCATTCGGGTTGTTGCCTTTGACAATATTAAGCAGTGCCAAGTGATGAGTTTTATTGTTTACAAGCCCAATCAGGCCAACAGCGGCTATAGCGGCTATCGCTACTAA
- the rcbX gene encoding RuBisCO chaperone RbcX, giving the protein MDVKHIAKQTTKTLMSYLTYQAVRTVIGQLAETDPPRSLWLHQFTSQESVQDGERYLEALFREQPDLGFRILTVREHLAEMVADYLPEMLRAGIQQANLQQRCQQLERMTQVSEVNVEGSNPETPE; this is encoded by the coding sequence ATGGATGTCAAGCACATTGCGAAGCAAACCACCAAAACCCTGATGAGTTATCTGACCTATCAGGCCGTGCGAACCGTGATTGGGCAACTAGCCGAAACCGATCCACCGCGATCGCTCTGGCTACACCAGTTCACGAGTCAAGAAAGTGTCCAAGATGGTGAACGCTACTTGGAAGCCCTCTTTCGCGAACAGCCCGATCTCGGTTTTCGCATTCTCACAGTACGCGAACATCTCGCGGAAATGGTGGCGGACTACCTACCGGAAATGCTGCGTGCGGGCATCCAGCAGGCCAACTTGCAACAACGCTGTCAACAACTGGAGCGGATGACCCAAGTGTCGGAAGTCAACGTTGAGGGCAGCAACCCAGAAACCCCTGAATAA
- a CDS encoding form I ribulose bisphosphate carboxylase large subunit: MAYTQSKSQKAGYQAGVKDYRLTYYTPDYTPKDTDILAAFRVTPQPGVPFEEAAAAVAAESSTGTWTTVWTDLLTDLERYKGRCYDIEPLPGEDNQFIAYIAYPLDLFEEGSVTNMLTSIVGNVFGFKALKALRLEDLRIPVAYLKTFQGPPHGIQVERDKLNKYGRPLLGCTIKPKLGLSAKNYGRAVYECLRGGLDFTKDDENINSQPFQRWRDRFLFVADAIHKAQAETGEIKGHYLNVTAATCEEMLKRAEFAKELEMPIIMHDFLTAGFTANTTLSKWCRDNGMLLHIHRAMHAVIDRQKNHGMHFRVLAKCLRMSGGDHIHTGTVVGKLEGDKAVTLGFVDLLRENYIEQDRSRGIYFTQDWASMPGVMAVASGGIHVWHMPALVEIFGDDAVLQFGGGTLGHPWGNAPGATANRVALEACIQARNEGRDLMREGGDIIREAARWSPELAAACELWKEIKFEFEAQDTI; this comes from the coding sequence ATGGCCTATACGCAATCCAAATCCCAGAAAGCTGGGTATCAGGCAGGGGTAAAAGACTACCGCCTGACCTACTACACCCCTGATTACACCCCCAAAGATACCGATATTCTAGCGGCCTTTCGTGTAACCCCGCAGCCGGGCGTGCCCTTTGAAGAAGCTGCTGCCGCCGTTGCCGCAGAATCCTCGACAGGTACATGGACCACCGTGTGGACTGACCTGCTGACGGACTTGGAGCGGTACAAAGGTCGCTGCTACGACATCGAACCCCTGCCGGGTGAAGACAATCAGTTCATCGCCTACATTGCCTACCCGCTGGATCTCTTTGAAGAAGGCTCTGTCACCAACATGCTGACCTCCATTGTGGGGAACGTGTTTGGTTTCAAAGCCCTCAAAGCTCTGCGCCTTGAAGACCTGCGGATTCCTGTGGCTTACCTGAAAACCTTCCAAGGGCCACCCCACGGTATCCAAGTGGAACGCGACAAATTGAACAAATACGGTCGTCCCCTCTTGGGCTGCACCATTAAGCCGAAACTGGGTCTGTCGGCGAAAAACTATGGTCGTGCCGTTTACGAATGCTTGCGCGGTGGTCTGGACTTCACCAAGGATGACGAAAACATCAACTCCCAGCCTTTCCAACGCTGGCGCGATCGCTTCCTGTTTGTTGCTGATGCCATTCACAAAGCCCAAGCAGAAACCGGTGAAATCAAAGGCCACTACCTGAACGTGACCGCCGCCACCTGCGAAGAAATGCTAAAACGGGCAGAGTTCGCCAAAGAACTGGAAATGCCCATCATCATGCATGACTTCCTCACCGCTGGCTTCACCGCCAACACCACCCTCTCGAAATGGTGCCGTGACAATGGCATGCTGTTGCACATTCACCGCGCCATGCACGCTGTGATCGACCGGCAGAAAAACCACGGGATGCACTTCCGGGTATTGGCCAAGTGCTTGCGGATGTCCGGCGGTGACCACATCCACACCGGTACCGTGGTCGGTAAGCTCGAAGGGGATAAAGCCGTGACCCTAGGCTTTGTGGATCTGCTGCGGGAAAACTACATTGAGCAGGATCGCTCCCGTGGCATTTACTTCACCCAAGACTGGGCTTCGATGCCGGGTGTGATGGCCGTGGCCTCCGGTGGGATTCACGTCTGGCACATGCCTGCCCTTGTGGAAATCTTCGGTGATGATGCCGTGCTGCAATTTGGTGGTGGCACACTGGGTCACCCTTGGGGGAATGCACCGGGGGCAACGGCAAACCGGGTCGCTCTTGAAGCCTGTATCCAAGCTCGGAACGAAGGTCGTGACCTCATGCGCGAAGGCGGCGACATTATCCGCGAAGCGGCTCGCTGGAGTCCAGAACTGGCTGCGGCCTGCGAACTCTGGAAAGAAATTAAGTTCGAGTTTGAAGCGCAAGACACGATCTAG
- the ylqF gene encoding ribosome biogenesis GTPase YlqF — protein sequence MSPIIQWYPGHIAKAERALKEQLKQVDVIFEVRDARIPLASCHPQIRQWASGKQRLLVLNGMDRISDRDRQQWLTWFETQGETVFFTNAQRGEGIRRLQQAAVRAGAAMNQRRQQRGMQVRAVRAVVLGFPNVGKSALINRLLQQRVVESAARPGVTRQLRWVRLSPTLELLDAPGVLPMNFKNQEAAVKLAICDDIGQAAYDPCRVAPILVELMHQLGHADRLSDRYGLAVTDTGETYLHDLATNRYHGDLERAARQLLQDYRRGYLGAIALERPPQNRSESVA from the coding sequence ATGAGTCCGATCATTCAATGGTATCCTGGCCACATTGCCAAGGCAGAACGCGCCCTTAAGGAACAACTGAAACAGGTGGATGTGATCTTTGAAGTACGGGATGCGCGGATTCCCCTCGCCAGTTGCCATCCCCAGATTCGCCAGTGGGCCAGTGGCAAGCAACGCCTCTTGGTGCTCAATGGCATGGACAGGATTAGCGATCGCGATCGCCAGCAGTGGCTGACATGGTTTGAGACCCAAGGGGAAACCGTCTTTTTCACCAATGCGCAGCGGGGTGAAGGGATTCGCCGACTCCAACAGGCTGCGGTGCGGGCAGGGGCTGCTATGAATCAACGCCGTCAACAGCGGGGCATGCAAGTAAGAGCCGTGCGGGCTGTGGTTCTCGGGTTTCCCAATGTGGGCAAGTCAGCACTGATTAATCGCCTTTTGCAGCAACGGGTGGTCGAGAGTGCAGCTCGGCCGGGGGTGACGCGGCAACTGCGTTGGGTGCGCTTGTCTCCCACCTTGGAACTTTTGGATGCCCCCGGTGTCTTGCCGATGAATTTTAAGAATCAAGAGGCGGCGGTAAAACTGGCCATTTGTGATGACATTGGCCAAGCTGCCTACGATCCTTGTCGGGTGGCACCGATTCTTGTTGAGCTGATGCACCAGTTGGGACATGCCGATCGCCTCAGCGATCGCTATGGTTTAGCCGTCACTGACACGGGTGAAACCTATCTTCATGATCTCGCCACTAACCGCTACCACGGCGACTTGGAACGGGCGGCACGACAACTGTTGCAGGACTATCGCCGAGGGTACTTGGGGGCGATCGCTCTTGAGCGTCCTCCTCAGAACAGAAGCGAGAGCGTAGCATAA